From the genome of Nasonia vitripennis strain AsymCx chromosome 1, Nvit_psr_1.1, whole genome shotgun sequence, one region includes:
- the LOC103316936 gene encoding facilitated trehalose transporter Tret1-like isoform X1: protein MRNKLGSLKVSDTKIISNFRRLTSQCCATGALGLLLLITGGNFGLPTILIPALYNSTEMNVTMTDVSWIGSINCISIPIGSAPSGIYIDYFGRRLGVIIMTIPMFLGWLILHFADDIFDVLVALTLIGIACGIVEGPIFMYIAEISETRFRSALLSTANTAAIVGSFFIVLVGSLVYWRILVLTYAVLSIVSIFVICLVPESPYWLASKAKFEEAKDALSWLRGWATHSNVMEEFCMLGEAFQSTSNSKTDFKLRSIFLIHNIRNSVKPFLQKSFCMPFMLTTFLFFIHAFNGTSILVYSVVIFKNINTPIDSYAASVIMGLFNVIGTVLSIIVIPWIGKRKVCFMTTIIPSISLLLASIYILLYNEGHVADKNLTWIPVNMLFLTILFIAGFNTVPWIFIGEVFPATLRSTGSGIVIALFYTFSWAINIEYLYMVKEINFFGSFLFFSVINFIGCIVLFILLPETEGKSLEKIQSYFSDNTNIKQSQNNEICGHVDDVDFM, encoded by the exons ATGAG GAATAAACTTGGTTCGTTAAAAGTGAGTGATACAAAAATCATTTCAAATTTTCGTAGACTTACATCCCAATGCTGCGCTACTGGAGCATTGGGATTATTGTTGCTTATTACTGGAGGAAACTTTGGGCTCCCTACAATATTAATACCTGCATTGTATAATAGTACCGAGATGAATGTTACTATGACTGATGTTAGTTGGATAG GTAGTATAAATTGTATATCGATACCAATAGGCAGTGCACCAAgtggtatatatatagattatTTTGGCAGACGCTTAGGCGTAATAATTATGACAATTCCTATGTTCCTCGGATGGCTCATTCTTCATTTCGCTGATGACATATTTGATGTCCTTGTTGCGCTGACTTTGATCGGCATTGCTTGTGGTATCGTGGAGGGTCCAATTTTCATGTACATTGCTGAAATCAGCGAGACAAGATTTCGAAGCGCCCTGTTGTCTACTGCCAATACAGCGGCTATCGTGGGTTCGTTTTTCATCGTCTTAGTGGGCAGTCTTGTATATTGGAGGATATTGGTTCTTACATATGCGGTACTTTCAATTGTTAGCATTTTCGTAATATGTTTGGTGCCCGAAAGCCCTTACTGGCTTGCAA GCAAGGCAAAGTTCGAAGAAGCCAAAGATGCCTTGTCTTGGCTCAGAGGGTGGGCAACACATTCGAACGTTATGGAAGAATTCTGTATGTTGGGCGAAGCTTTTCAAAGTACTTCAAATTCTAAAACTGATTTTAAATTGCGTAGtatttttctaatacataaTATAAGAAATTCTGTTAAACCTTTTTTGCAAAAGTCTTTTTGTATGCCGTTTATGCTTACAacatttctattttttattcatgCTTTCAACGGTACATCGATACTAGTTTACTCAGtcgttatatttaaaaatatcaatacaCCGATTGATAGTTATGCTGCGTCTGTAATTATGGGATTGTTCAATGTGATTGGAACGGTTTTGTCTATAATTGTGATTCCCTGGATAGGAAAGAGAAAAGTTTGTTTTATGACGACTATCATTCCGAGTATATCTTTGTTGCTGGCGtcaatttatattttactttATAACGAAGGACATGTAGCTGACAAAAACTTAACATGGATTCCAGTAAATATGCTGTTTCTAACTATATTATTTATAGCTGGATTTAACACGGTtccttggatttttattgggGAAGTGTTTCCAGCTACATTACGAAGCACGGGTTCTGGTATCGTGATAgctttattttatactttttcatGGGCAATTAACATCGAATATTTATACATGgtcaaagaaataaattttttcggttcttttctctttttctctgtcATTAACTTTATCGGATGTATTGTGCTATTTATATTGCTCCCAGAAACCGAAGGAAAATCGCTTGAAAAGATTCAAAGCTATTTTTCAGACAATACAAATATAAAGCAATCACAAAATAACGAAATTTGTGGACATGTAGATGATGTAGATTTTATGTAG
- the LOC103316936 gene encoding facilitated trehalose transporter Tret1-like isoform X2, whose product MRNKLGSLKVSDTKIISNFRRLTSQCCATGALGLLLLITGGNFGLPTILIPALYNSTEMNVTMTDVSWIGSINCISIPIGSAPSGIYIDYFGRRLGVIIMTIPMFLGWLILHFADDIFDVLVALTLIGIACGIVEGPIFMYIAEISETRFRSALLSTANTAAIVGKAKFEEAKDALSWLRGWATHSNVMEEFCMLGEAFQSTSNSKTDFKLRSIFLIHNIRNSVKPFLQKSFCMPFMLTTFLFFIHAFNGTSILVYSVVIFKNINTPIDSYAASVIMGLFNVIGTVLSIIVIPWIGKRKVCFMTTIIPSISLLLASIYILLYNEGHVADKNLTWIPVNMLFLTILFIAGFNTVPWIFIGEVFPATLRSTGSGIVIALFYTFSWAINIEYLYMVKEINFFGSFLFFSVINFIGCIVLFILLPETEGKSLEKIQSYFSDNTNIKQSQNNEICGHVDDVDFM is encoded by the exons ATGAG GAATAAACTTGGTTCGTTAAAAGTGAGTGATACAAAAATCATTTCAAATTTTCGTAGACTTACATCCCAATGCTGCGCTACTGGAGCATTGGGATTATTGTTGCTTATTACTGGAGGAAACTTTGGGCTCCCTACAATATTAATACCTGCATTGTATAATAGTACCGAGATGAATGTTACTATGACTGATGTTAGTTGGATAG GTAGTATAAATTGTATATCGATACCAATAGGCAGTGCACCAAgtggtatatatatagattatTTTGGCAGACGCTTAGGCGTAATAATTATGACAATTCCTATGTTCCTCGGATGGCTCATTCTTCATTTCGCTGATGACATATTTGATGTCCTTGTTGCGCTGACTTTGATCGGCATTGCTTGTGGTATCGTGGAGGGTCCAATTTTCATGTACATTGCTGAAATCAGCGAGACAAGATTTCGAAGCGCCCTGTTGTCTACTGCCAATACAGCGGCTATCGTGG GCAAGGCAAAGTTCGAAGAAGCCAAAGATGCCTTGTCTTGGCTCAGAGGGTGGGCAACACATTCGAACGTTATGGAAGAATTCTGTATGTTGGGCGAAGCTTTTCAAAGTACTTCAAATTCTAAAACTGATTTTAAATTGCGTAGtatttttctaatacataaTATAAGAAATTCTGTTAAACCTTTTTTGCAAAAGTCTTTTTGTATGCCGTTTATGCTTACAacatttctattttttattcatgCTTTCAACGGTACATCGATACTAGTTTACTCAGtcgttatatttaaaaatatcaatacaCCGATTGATAGTTATGCTGCGTCTGTAATTATGGGATTGTTCAATGTGATTGGAACGGTTTTGTCTATAATTGTGATTCCCTGGATAGGAAAGAGAAAAGTTTGTTTTATGACGACTATCATTCCGAGTATATCTTTGTTGCTGGCGtcaatttatattttactttATAACGAAGGACATGTAGCTGACAAAAACTTAACATGGATTCCAGTAAATATGCTGTTTCTAACTATATTATTTATAGCTGGATTTAACACGGTtccttggatttttattgggGAAGTGTTTCCAGCTACATTACGAAGCACGGGTTCTGGTATCGTGATAgctttattttatactttttcatGGGCAATTAACATCGAATATTTATACATGgtcaaagaaataaattttttcggttcttttctctttttctctgtcATTAACTTTATCGGATGTATTGTGCTATTTATATTGCTCCCAGAAACCGAAGGAAAATCGCTTGAAAAGATTCAAAGCTATTTTTCAGACAATACAAATATAAAGCAATCACAAAATAACGAAATTTGTGGACATGTAGATGATGTAGATTTTATGTAG
- the LOC103316936 gene encoding facilitated trehalose transporter Tret1-like isoform X3 produces the protein MTIPMFLGWLILHFADDIFDVLVALTLIGIACGIVEGPIFMYIAEISETRFRSALLSTANTAAIVGSFFIVLVGSLVYWRILVLTYAVLSIVSIFVICLVPESPYWLASKAKFEEAKDALSWLRGWATHSNVMEEFCMLGEAFQSTSNSKTDFKLRSIFLIHNIRNSVKPFLQKSFCMPFMLTTFLFFIHAFNGTSILVYSVVIFKNINTPIDSYAASVIMGLFNVIGTVLSIIVIPWIGKRKVCFMTTIIPSISLLLASIYILLYNEGHVADKNLTWIPVNMLFLTILFIAGFNTVPWIFIGEVFPATLRSTGSGIVIALFYTFSWAINIEYLYMVKEINFFGSFLFFSVINFIGCIVLFILLPETEGKSLEKIQSYFSDNTNIKQSQNNEICGHVDDVDFM, from the exons ATGACAATTCCTATGTTCCTCGGATGGCTCATTCTTCATTTCGCTGATGACATATTTGATGTCCTTGTTGCGCTGACTTTGATCGGCATTGCTTGTGGTATCGTGGAGGGTCCAATTTTCATGTACATTGCTGAAATCAGCGAGACAAGATTTCGAAGCGCCCTGTTGTCTACTGCCAATACAGCGGCTATCGTGGGTTCGTTTTTCATCGTCTTAGTGGGCAGTCTTGTATATTGGAGGATATTGGTTCTTACATATGCGGTACTTTCAATTGTTAGCATTTTCGTAATATGTTTGGTGCCCGAAAGCCCTTACTGGCTTGCAA GCAAGGCAAAGTTCGAAGAAGCCAAAGATGCCTTGTCTTGGCTCAGAGGGTGGGCAACACATTCGAACGTTATGGAAGAATTCTGTATGTTGGGCGAAGCTTTTCAAAGTACTTCAAATTCTAAAACTGATTTTAAATTGCGTAGtatttttctaatacataaTATAAGAAATTCTGTTAAACCTTTTTTGCAAAAGTCTTTTTGTATGCCGTTTATGCTTACAacatttctattttttattcatgCTTTCAACGGTACATCGATACTAGTTTACTCAGtcgttatatttaaaaatatcaatacaCCGATTGATAGTTATGCTGCGTCTGTAATTATGGGATTGTTCAATGTGATTGGAACGGTTTTGTCTATAATTGTGATTCCCTGGATAGGAAAGAGAAAAGTTTGTTTTATGACGACTATCATTCCGAGTATATCTTTGTTGCTGGCGtcaatttatattttactttATAACGAAGGACATGTAGCTGACAAAAACTTAACATGGATTCCAGTAAATATGCTGTTTCTAACTATATTATTTATAGCTGGATTTAACACGGTtccttggatttttattgggGAAGTGTTTCCAGCTACATTACGAAGCACGGGTTCTGGTATCGTGATAgctttattttatactttttcatGGGCAATTAACATCGAATATTTATACATGgtcaaagaaataaattttttcggttcttttctctttttctctgtcATTAACTTTATCGGATGTATTGTGCTATTTATATTGCTCCCAGAAACCGAAGGAAAATCGCTTGAAAAGATTCAAAGCTATTTTTCAGACAATACAAATATAAAGCAATCACAAAATAACGAAATTTGTGGACATGTAGATGATGTAGATTTTATGTAG
- the LOC103316936 gene encoding sugar transporter ERD6-like 4 isoform X4, producing MRNKLGSLKVSDTKIISNFRRLTSQCCATGALGLLLLITGGNFGLPTILIPALYNSTEMNVTMTDVSWIGSINCISIPIGSAPSGIYIDYFGRRLGVIIMTIPMFLGWLILHFADDIFDVLVALTLIGIACGIVEGPIFMYIAEISETRFRSALLSTANTAAIVGSFFIVLVGSLVYWRILVLTYAARQSSKKPKMPCLGSEGGQHIRTLWKNSVCWAKLFKVLQILKLILNCVVFF from the exons ATGAG GAATAAACTTGGTTCGTTAAAAGTGAGTGATACAAAAATCATTTCAAATTTTCGTAGACTTACATCCCAATGCTGCGCTACTGGAGCATTGGGATTATTGTTGCTTATTACTGGAGGAAACTTTGGGCTCCCTACAATATTAATACCTGCATTGTATAATAGTACCGAGATGAATGTTACTATGACTGATGTTAGTTGGATAG GTAGTATAAATTGTATATCGATACCAATAGGCAGTGCACCAAgtggtatatatatagattatTTTGGCAGACGCTTAGGCGTAATAATTATGACAATTCCTATGTTCCTCGGATGGCTCATTCTTCATTTCGCTGATGACATATTTGATGTCCTTGTTGCGCTGACTTTGATCGGCATTGCTTGTGGTATCGTGGAGGGTCCAATTTTCATGTACATTGCTGAAATCAGCGAGACAAGATTTCGAAGCGCCCTGTTGTCTACTGCCAATACAGCGGCTATCGTGGGTTCGTTTTTCATCGTCTTAGTGGGCAGTCTTGTATATTGGAGGATATTGGTTCTTACATATGCG GCAAGGCAAAGTTCGAAGAAGCCAAAGATGCCTTGTCTTGGCTCAGAGGGTGGGCAACACATTCGAACGTTATGGAAGAATTCTGTATGTTGGGCGAAGCTTTTCAAAGTACTTCAAATTCTAAAACTGATTTTAAATTGCGTAGtatttttctaa